The following coding sequences lie in one Arachis ipaensis cultivar K30076 chromosome B03, Araip1.1, whole genome shotgun sequence genomic window:
- the LOC107634660 gene encoding ras-related protein Rab7 isoform X1: protein MDISHKKRTLLKVILLGDSGVGKTSLMNQYVYRKFSQHYKATIGADFVTKELQVDDKLVTLQIWDTAGQERFNSLGAAFYRGADCCVLVYDVNAHKTFDTLNNWHDEFIKQADLNDHEAFPFVLLGNKVDVDGGNSRKVTEKKAREWCASRGNLPYFETSAKEGYNVDEAFLNVAKIASENEHTQDIYFPGISETVSEAEQRGGCAC from the exons ATGGACATTTCCCACAAGAAGAGAACCTTGCTTAAGGTCATACTCCTTGGTGATAGTGG GGTTGGGAAGACTTCTTTGATGAACCA GTACGTTTATAGAAAATTCAGCCAGCATTATAAAGCCACAATTGGTGCTGATTTTGTCACAAAGGAGCTACAAGTAGATGATAAACTCGTCACTTTACAG ATTTGGGATACAGCAGGACAAGAAAGGTTCAATAGTTTAGGTGCTGCATTTTATAGAGGTGCAGATTGTTGTGTTTTGGTGTATGATGTAAATGCACACAAGACATTTGACACACTAAACAATTGGCATGATGAGTTCATTAAGCAG GCAGATTTGAATGATCATGAAGCATTTCCCTTTGTGTTACTTGGAAACAAGGTTGATGTAGATGGTGGGAACAGTAGAAAG GTGACTGAGAAGAAAGCTAGGGAATGGTGTGCTTCTAGAGGAAACCTACCATACTTTGAAACCTCTGCAAAAGAAGGATACAATGTTGACGAGGCATTTTTAAACGTAGCAAAAATTGCATCAGAAAACGAGCACACACAAGACAT TTATTTTCCTGGAATATCTGAAACTGTTTCGGAAGCAGAACAAAGAGGTGGTTGTGcatgctga
- the LOC107634660 gene encoding ras-related protein Rab7 isoform X2, with amino-acid sequence MDISHKKRTLLKVILLGDSGVGKTSLMNQYVYRKFSQHYKATIGADFVTKELQVDDKLVTLQIWDTAGQERFNSLGAAFYRGADCCVLVYDVNAHKTFDTLNNWHDEFIKQVLYLICFGVWPQADLNDHEAFPFVLLGNKVDVDGGNSRKVTEKKAREWCASRGNLPYFETSAKEGYNVDEAFLNVAKIASENEHTQDIYFPGISETVSEAEQRGGCAC; translated from the exons ATGGACATTTCCCACAAGAAGAGAACCTTGCTTAAGGTCATACTCCTTGGTGATAGTGG GGTTGGGAAGACTTCTTTGATGAACCA GTACGTTTATAGAAAATTCAGCCAGCATTATAAAGCCACAATTGGTGCTGATTTTGTCACAAAGGAGCTACAAGTAGATGATAAACTCGTCACTTTACAG ATTTGGGATACAGCAGGACAAGAAAGGTTCAATAGTTTAGGTGCTGCATTTTATAGAGGTGCAGATTGTTGTGTTTTGGTGTATGATGTAAATGCACACAAGACATTTGACACACTAAACAATTGGCATGATGAGTTCATTAAGCAGGT ATTATATCTTATATGTTTTGGTGTTTGGCCTCAGGCAGATTTGAATGATCATGAAGCATTTCCCTTTGTGTTACTTGGAAACAAGGTTGATGTAGATGGTGGGAACAGTAGAAAG GTGACTGAGAAGAAAGCTAGGGAATGGTGTGCTTCTAGAGGAAACCTACCATACTTTGAAACCTCTGCAAAAGAAGGATACAATGTTGACGAGGCATTTTTAAACGTAGCAAAAATTGCATCAGAAAACGAGCACACACAAGACAT TTATTTTCCTGGAATATCTGAAACTGTTTCGGAAGCAGAACAAAGAGGTGGTTGTGcatgctga
- the LOC107633693 gene encoding uncharacterized protein LOC107633693: MDIDKILHSYGKTLKDYPHMPLAIEVDSPLLTEKVIREELNFNRDDLKKNASNMLAIATSEQKYAFDKIVIAVGDIVLNIASSGIAYLLLPNGRTAHSRFKIPLNITEHSVCNIKPGSPQAMLLLKAKLIIWDEAPMVSRYCYEALDKCLGDIMRIFFKARTILPPTLDIVEEVNNHLMAIIPGGKKLYLSSDSIRMDEGNMESQLDLYGPELLNSINCSGLPPHKLIFKVGNPVMLLRNIDQSIGLCNGTRLQVRKVGNHVIECEVLTDNNVGHIVLTPRMNMVPTNETVLVRFQRRKFPIIVSFAMTINKS, translated from the exons ATGGATATAGACAAGATCTTACATTCCTATGGTAAAACCTTGAAAGACTATCCTCATATGCCTTTAGCAATTGAAGTTGATAGTCCTTTGTTAACCGAAAAGGTTATCAGGGAAGAGCTAAATTTTAACAGGGATGATTTAAAGAAAAATGCCTCAAACATGTTAGCCATCGCAACATCTGAGCAGAAATATGCATTCGATAAAATTGTTATAGCTGT GGGTGATATTGTGTTAAACATTGCTTCAAGTGGTATTGCATATTTACTTCTTCCCAATGGAAGAACAGCACACTCAAGGTTCAAAATACCGCTGAATATAACTGAGCATTCTGTATGTAACATCAAACCTGGTTCCCCTCAAGCAATGCTGTTGTTGAAAGCCAAACTTATAATTTGGGATGAGGCTCCAATGGTTAGTAGGTACTGCTATGAAGCGCTTGATAAATGTTTAGGTGATATCATGAG GATTTTTTTCAAAGCAAGAACTATACTGCCTCCCACGCTGGACATCGTTGAAGAGGTCAACAACCATCTGATGGCTATCATTCCTGGAGGgaaaaaattatatcttagttCAGATTCGATTCGTATGGATGAAGGGAATATGGAGAGTCAACTAGATCTCTATGGTCCTGAATTACTGAATAGCATAAATTGCTCTGGTTTGCCTCCACATAAATTAATATTCAAGGTTGGTAATCCGGTGATGTTATTGAGGAATATTGACCAATCCATTGGTCTTTGTAATGGTACAAGGCTACAAGTTAGGAAGGTTGGAAATCATGTCATAGAATGTGAAGTCTTAACGGATAACAATGTTGGTCATATTGTTTTGACTCCAAGAATGAATATGGTACCAACAAATGAAACCGTCCTAGTTAGATTCCAACGAAGAAAGTTTCCCATAATAGTATCGTTTGCCATGACAATTAATAAGTCTTAG